Part of the Brevibacillus brevis genome is shown below.
GCGTCCACTTCCAACGGATCGTACTTTTTGGAAGCGATGGTGAAGCTCCAGAGGCCGGATGGATAAGTCGGGATGCTGCATGTATAGAGACGGGTCACAGGGAAGATCGATTTCAGGTCTTTAAACACGCGCTTGATCAGCTCGCGGTTGAACCATGGCGATTCGGTTTGCGCTACCATGATGCCATCCGGCTTCAGAGCGTCGAAGATCCCTTGGTAGAAGCCTTTTTCAAACAGGCCGACAGCCGGACCTACCGGTTCTGTGGAGTCGACCATGATCACATCGTACTCGCCTTTGTGATCGTGGATATGTTTGATGCCGTCGATCACTTGCACGTCTACGCGGGAATTGCCCGTCAGCGCGCTTGCGATGTCAGGGAAGTATTTTTTGCAGGATTCAATTACGCCACCGTCGATTTCAGCCAATACCGCTTTTTCCACGGATGGATGCTTCACGATTTCGCGGATCGCTCCGCCGTCGCCGCCGCCCACTACCAGGACCTTCTTCGGGTTCGGGTGGGTGTTGAGCGCTACATGAGAAATCATCTCGTGATAGACAAACTCATCGACATCGGTGGTCATAACCATGCCGTCGAGCACTAACATGCGACCAAATTGCTTGGTAGTAATGACGTCGATTTGTTGAAACTCGGTTTTTTCACTGTATAGGGTGTCGGTAATTTTCGTCGTAATCCCGTGATTTTCCGTTTGTTTCTCGGTGTACCACAATTCCATGTTCATGGCTATGTAACCTCCTTCAAGTAACCGCATGTATTCAAACCTCTATCATCGCTGGCCGAAATCAGGAAGGGCCGCGATTCAGTGGAAGGTTTCGCTCCGGGAATGAAATCAGGGCTTCTGCAAGCGAGCCAAACGCCGCCGAGCCTTGGCTGCTCTTGTTCCGTCTGTATTCGTATCCCGTTATACTTTCGACAGTACAAGAAAATTATAGTGGCTGTCCTTCAAATTGCAAGTTTTTTTTGGACTCTCTTCCTTTCCTTGGGGAAGGCAAGTTTATCCATTGAATTGCTGACCCATACTAGGATTAACTTGTGTCTTAGTATGTCCCGATTCCAATATTCCATCGGGAGAAAGGAGGATGGGCACATGGAAGTGATTCGGGAAGCGCCGTTGATTCGCTGCCTTCGCTGGGCCAAGAAATTCGTAAAATTTGTCATACTCAGCCTATTGTGCGTATCGTTTGCCATCCTGCTCCTGGTCTTGTATTTGCGCTCGCAGCCGCTGCCTGAGACGTTTGTCAAACAGACGACGACCATTTACGCCTCCACGGGAGAAGTGCTCGATACCATGCACCGCGGAGAAAACAGAATCGTTGTGCCTTTAAGTGAAATCTCCCCGGCTCTTGTCAACGCGACCATCGCGATTGAGGACAGGACGTTCCGGGAGCATTACGGCTTTGACTGGAAACGCCTGGCGAAGGCCGCCTATCTTGACGTCATTCATATGGACATGCGCCAGGGCGCCAGCACTATCACCCAGCAGCTGGCGCGAAACCTGTATTTGAGCCTGGATAAGACGTGGGAGAGGAAGTTCAAGGAAGCGCTCTTGGCTATTCAGCTGGAATTGAACTACAGCAAAGACGACATTCTCGAGATGTACATGAACCAGATCTACTACGGGCATTCCGCTTATGGAGCTCAAGCGGCAGCGCAGACGTACTTCGGCAAGGACGCCAAAAATTTGACCTTGGCTGAAAGCGCCATGCTGGCCGGCATTCCGAAAGGGCCATCGACCTACTCCCCTTATGCCGATTTTGAAAAGGCGAAAGCTCGGCAAAAGCTGATTTTGAACGCGATGGTACGGGATGGCGTCATCACCGACAAACAGGCGGAGCAGGCCTACGCCGAACCCCTCAAGCTCGTGGAACGCACCGCGAGTTCGGACACGGAGCTCGCTCCCTATTTCCGCGACTACATCGCGAATCTGGTCAAGAACAAGTACGGAATCGACGAGGAGCTGTTCATCCACGGCGGCTTGAAAATCCATACCACTTTAGACCCGGTCATGCAGAAAAAGGCCGAATCCGTCGTTGCATCGGTACTGCCGAAGGACAACCCCAACCTCCAGGTAGCACTCGTCGCCATGGACCCCGCTACCGGATACATCAAAGCGATGGTGGGAGGCAGAGATTACAAGCAAAGCCAGTATAACCGCGCACTTGGCAAGCGGCAGCCCGGCTCGTCGTTCAAGCCGATCATGTACCTCGCCGCCTTACAGAACGGGTATACGCCGCTGACCATGATGAAAAGCGAGCCGACCGTCTTTACGTACGACAACAACAAGCAGTACATACCCAGCAACTTCGGCGGCAAGTATGCCAATGCCATGATCAATATGCGGGAGGCGATCAAGACCTCCGACAACATTTACGCGGTCAAAACCATCGACTTTTTGGGACCGCAAAAGGTGGTAGATCAGGCGAAGCGATTGGGGATCACAAGTCCGCTGCAAGCAGTTCCCTCCCTTGCATTAGGGACGTCGCCTGTATCTCCTCTGGAGCTGAATGCCGCATACGCTGCCATCGCAAACAAAGGGGAAGCCGTGAAGCCGATTGCCATCACGTCGATCGAGGATAGTCAAGGGAATGTGCTGGTCGAAGAAAAAATCGAAAAAACGCCTGCTGCCGACCCCGTTGCATCCGCTCTATTGACGAATCTGATGCAAAGCGTTTTTGAGCGCGGGGGCACCGGTTTCAGGGTCGTGAACGAGCTGAACCGGCCTGTGGCAGGAAAAACCGGTTCCACAGACTACGATGCATGGCTGAGCGGATTTACGCCGCAGCTCGTATCGACTGTCTGGATCGGGTACGACAAAAACCAAAAGGTAGACGACGTCACGGAAGGCTATTTGTCCAAAAAAATTTGGGTGCAATTCATGGAAGGCGCCTTGAAGGACCAGCCTCCTGCCTTGTTCGACATGCCCGCGGGAGTCGTCTCCGTCTACATCGACCCGCACTCGGGCAAGCTGGCTACGGAAAATTGCCCCAACCCCGAACTGTTCTACTTCGCCAGCGGAACGGAACCGCAGGAATACTGCACGGACCACTTGCCGGCCAACCAGGCTCCTACACCGTTGAAGCCGCCGGATTCATCATCCTTCTGGCAACGCATGGGCAGCTGGTGGAAGCCAAGCGAGTAAAAGAAAGAGGACGTGGAAATGGACCACGTCCCTTTTTTTATCTCAGCGACTCCTGCTCGCCGCCTGCTATGACTCCGTTCCCATCCGTAAAGACATGGTCGTTGACGATGCTGATCATCCCCGCCTGATCTAGCTGCTCCAATACTTCAAACAAGCTGTCCCTTTTCCCGGCAGGTAGCTTGCGAATAAAGTTGTTGATTTCCTGGGGAGACACATGCGTGCGGAAATGGACCCCGCCATGCTTTACAAAATGGTCGTTGTTTGTATCCTGTACACGTGGATCTTCGCTCATCGGGTAACGCCCCTTCCGTCAGACTTTAGTCGTCATGCCTTTGTAGTGTTCCGCTCCGTCTGGGCGAACATGAGCTGAAAAAATAGCCTCTCAAGGCCAGGCACGAAAGGGGGCCAAAAAGCAAGACAAACAGGGAAAGAGTGACGGCTCTCTCCCTGTTTGATGACCTAGTGTACATGTACACAGTTATGAAAATAAGTTTACCTTACTCCTAAACTGGTAACAATTACTTTCACCATTTGTTCACAGACCGTTCACGATTTCCAAGGATTAGGACAAAGCTTGCTTTAATTCCTCCGAGGAATTGTCGTACATGGCCGCATTATTGTCGATCAAAAGCTTTTTCAGTGCTGCTTTTTCCTTCTCGCCCAATTCGGACAGCATGATGCGCCGTTTCATGGAATAATCCATGCGGTTGACG
Proteins encoded:
- the speE gene encoding polyamine aminopropyltransferase encodes the protein MELWYTEKQTENHGITTKITDTLYSEKTEFQQIDVITTKQFGRMLVLDGMVMTTDVDEFVYHEMISHVALNTHPNPKKVLVVGGGDGGAIREIVKHPSVEKAVLAEIDGGVIESCKKYFPDIASALTGNSRVDVQVIDGIKHIHDHKGEYDVIMVDSTEPVGPAVGLFEKGFYQGIFDALKPDGIMVAQTESPWFNRELIKRVFKDLKSIFPVTRLYTCSIPTYPSGLWSFTIASKKYDPLEVDASQIKALDTKYYNADLHHAVFKLPNFVAELTRD
- a CDS encoding PBP1A family penicillin-binding protein; the encoded protein is MEVIREAPLIRCLRWAKKFVKFVILSLLCVSFAILLLVLYLRSQPLPETFVKQTTTIYASTGEVLDTMHRGENRIVVPLSEISPALVNATIAIEDRTFREHYGFDWKRLAKAAYLDVIHMDMRQGASTITQQLARNLYLSLDKTWERKFKEALLAIQLELNYSKDDILEMYMNQIYYGHSAYGAQAAAQTYFGKDAKNLTLAESAMLAGIPKGPSTYSPYADFEKAKARQKLILNAMVRDGVITDKQAEQAYAEPLKLVERTASSDTELAPYFRDYIANLVKNKYGIDEELFIHGGLKIHTTLDPVMQKKAESVVASVLPKDNPNLQVALVAMDPATGYIKAMVGGRDYKQSQYNRALGKRQPGSSFKPIMYLAALQNGYTPLTMMKSEPTVFTYDNNKQYIPSNFGGKYANAMINMREAIKTSDNIYAVKTIDFLGPQKVVDQAKRLGITSPLQAVPSLALGTSPVSPLELNAAYAAIANKGEAVKPIAITSIEDSQGNVLVEEKIEKTPAADPVASALLTNLMQSVFERGGTGFRVVNELNRPVAGKTGSTDYDAWLSGFTPQLVSTVWIGYDKNQKVDDVTEGYLSKKIWVQFMEGALKDQPPALFDMPAGVVSVYIDPHSGKLATENCPNPELFYFASGTEPQEYCTDHLPANQAPTPLKPPDSSSFWQRMGSWWKPSE